Proteins encoded in a region of the Balaenoptera ricei isolate mBalRic1 chromosome 19, mBalRic1.hap2, whole genome shotgun sequence genome:
- the ZNF821 gene encoding zinc finger protein 821 isoform X1, whose amino-acid sequence MSRRKQTNPNKVHWDQVFAGLEEQARQAMMKTDFPGDLGSQRQAIQQLRDQDSSSSDSEGDEEETTQDEVSSHTSEEDGGVVKVEKELENAEQPVGGNSVVEHEVTENLNSDPLLGLCQCPLCQLDCGSRGQLIAHVYQHTAAVVSAKSYMCPVCGRALSSPGSLGRHLLIHSEDQRSNCAVCGARFTSHATFNSEKLPEVLNMESLPPAHSEGPSSAEGKDIAFSPPVYPAGILLVCNNCAAYRKLLEAQTPSVRKWALRRQNEPLEVRLQRLERERTAKKSRRDNETPEEREVRRMRDREAKRLQRMQETDEQRARRLQRDREAMRLKRANETPEKRQARLIREREAKRLKRRLEKMDMMLRAQFGQDPSAMAALAAEMNFFQLPVSGVELDSQLLGKMAFEEQNSSSLH is encoded by the exons ATGTCCCGTcggaaacagacaaatccaaataAAGTTCACT GGGATCAAGTATTTGCTGGGCTAGAAGAGCAAGCCCGCCAGGCGATGATGAAAACTGATTTTCCTGGAGACCTTGGCAGTCAGCGACAAGCTATCCAACAACTAAGAGATCAGGACTCCAGTAGCA GTGACAGTGAGGGTGATGAAGAGGAGACCACACAAGATGAAGTCTCTTCCCACACATCAGAGGAAGACGGAGGGGTGGTCAAAGTggaaaaagagttagaaaatgcAGAACAGCCTGTTGGTGGGAACAGTGTGGTAGAGCATGAG GTCACGGAGAATTTGAATTCTGACCCCTTACTTGGACTCTGCCAGTGTCCCCTCTGCCAGCTAGACTGTGGGAGTCGGGGGCAGCTGATTGCGCATGTGTACCAG CACACTGCAGCAGTGGTGAGCGCCAAGAGCTACATGTGTCCTGTCTGTGGCCGGGCCCTTAGCTCCCCCGGGTCATTGGGTCGCCACCTCTTAATCCACTCGGAGGACCAGCGGTCTAACTGTGCTGTGTGTGGAGCCCGTTTTACTAGCCATGCCACGTTTAACAG TGAGAAACTTCCTGAAGTCCTTAATATGGAATCCCTACCGCCAGCCCACAGTGAGGGCCCCTCTAGTGCTGAGGGGAAGGACATTGCCTTTAGTCCTCCAGTGTACCCTGCTGGAATTCTGCTTGTGTGCAACAACTGTGCTGCCTACCGGAAACTGCTAGAAGCCCAGACCCCCAGTGTACGCAAGTGGGCCCTGCGTCGACAGAACGAGCCTTTGGAAGTCCGGCTGCAGCGGCTGGAACGAGAGCGCACAGCCAAGAAGAGCCGGCGGGACAATGAGACCCCCGAGGAGCGGGAGGTAAGGCGCATGAGGGACCGAGAAGCCAAGCGCCTGCAGCGCATGCAGGAGACAGACGAGCAGCGGGCACGCCGGCTGCAGCGAGATCGGGAGGCCATGAGGCTGAAGCGGGCCAATGAAACCCCGGAGAAGCGGCAGGCTCGGCTCATCCGGGAGCGGGAGGCCAAGCGGCTCAAGAGGAGGCTGGAGAAAATGGACATGATGTTGCGAGCTCAGTTTGGCCAGGACCCTTCTGCCATGGCAGCCTTAGCAGCCGAAATGAACTTCTTCCAGCTACCTGTGAGTGGGGTGGAGTTGGACAGCCAGCTCCTGGGCAAGATGGCCTTTGAAGAGCAGAACAGCAGCTCTCTGCACTGA
- the ZNF821 gene encoding zinc finger protein 821 isoform X2, translating into MSRRKQTNPNKVHCDSEGDEEETTQDEVSSHTSEEDGGVVKVEKELENAEQPVGGNSVVEHEVTENLNSDPLLGLCQCPLCQLDCGSRGQLIAHVYQHTAAVVSAKSYMCPVCGRALSSPGSLGRHLLIHSEDQRSNCAVCGARFTSHATFNSEKLPEVLNMESLPPAHSEGPSSAEGKDIAFSPPVYPAGILLVCNNCAAYRKLLEAQTPSVRKWALRRQNEPLEVRLQRLERERTAKKSRRDNETPEEREVRRMRDREAKRLQRMQETDEQRARRLQRDREAMRLKRANETPEKRQARLIREREAKRLKRRLEKMDMMLRAQFGQDPSAMAALAAEMNFFQLPVSGVELDSQLLGKMAFEEQNSSSLH; encoded by the exons ATGTCCCGTcggaaacagacaaatccaaataAAGTTCACT GTGACAGTGAGGGTGATGAAGAGGAGACCACACAAGATGAAGTCTCTTCCCACACATCAGAGGAAGACGGAGGGGTGGTCAAAGTggaaaaagagttagaaaatgcAGAACAGCCTGTTGGTGGGAACAGTGTGGTAGAGCATGAG GTCACGGAGAATTTGAATTCTGACCCCTTACTTGGACTCTGCCAGTGTCCCCTCTGCCAGCTAGACTGTGGGAGTCGGGGGCAGCTGATTGCGCATGTGTACCAG CACACTGCAGCAGTGGTGAGCGCCAAGAGCTACATGTGTCCTGTCTGTGGCCGGGCCCTTAGCTCCCCCGGGTCATTGGGTCGCCACCTCTTAATCCACTCGGAGGACCAGCGGTCTAACTGTGCTGTGTGTGGAGCCCGTTTTACTAGCCATGCCACGTTTAACAG TGAGAAACTTCCTGAAGTCCTTAATATGGAATCCCTACCGCCAGCCCACAGTGAGGGCCCCTCTAGTGCTGAGGGGAAGGACATTGCCTTTAGTCCTCCAGTGTACCCTGCTGGAATTCTGCTTGTGTGCAACAACTGTGCTGCCTACCGGAAACTGCTAGAAGCCCAGACCCCCAGTGTACGCAAGTGGGCCCTGCGTCGACAGAACGAGCCTTTGGAAGTCCGGCTGCAGCGGCTGGAACGAGAGCGCACAGCCAAGAAGAGCCGGCGGGACAATGAGACCCCCGAGGAGCGGGAGGTAAGGCGCATGAGGGACCGAGAAGCCAAGCGCCTGCAGCGCATGCAGGAGACAGACGAGCAGCGGGCACGCCGGCTGCAGCGAGATCGGGAGGCCATGAGGCTGAAGCGGGCCAATGAAACCCCGGAGAAGCGGCAGGCTCGGCTCATCCGGGAGCGGGAGGCCAAGCGGCTCAAGAGGAGGCTGGAGAAAATGGACATGATGTTGCGAGCTCAGTTTGGCCAGGACCCTTCTGCCATGGCAGCCTTAGCAGCCGAAATGAACTTCTTCCAGCTACCTGTGAGTGGGGTGGAGTTGGACAGCCAGCTCCTGGGCAAGATGGCCTTTGAAGAGCAGAACAGCAGCTCTCTGCACTGA